A single window of Ictalurus punctatus breed USDA103 chromosome 27, Coco_2.0, whole genome shotgun sequence DNA harbors:
- the mrasb gene encoding muscle RAS oncogene homolog b isoform X1: protein MATSTVPGDNLPTYKLVVVGDGGVGKSALTIQFFQKIFVPDYDPTIEDSYLKHTEIDGQWAILDVLDTAGQEEFSAMREQYMRTGDGFLIVFSVTDKASFEHVDRFHQLILRVKDRDSFPMVLVANKVDLVHLRKITSEQGKEMAMKHSIAYIETSAKDPPMNVDKAFHELVRVIRRFRRGPRRRKKQNGVLTGRPDQPGFTVSYYDCLFLSGHVNHAMMAWTVKTHTHTHTHTHHRAP, encoded by the exons ATGGCGACGAGCACTGTGCCCGGGGACAACCTGCCCACTTATAAGCTGGTGGTGGTGGGTGACGGCGGCGTGGGCAAGAGCGCCCTCACCATCCAGTTCTTTCAGAAAATCTTTGTGCCTGATTACGACCCGACCATCGAGGACTCCTacctcaaacacacagagaTCGATGGACAGTGGGCCATACTGGATG tactggacacagcaggccAGGAGGAGTTCAGTGCTATGAGAGAGCAGTACATGAGGACTGGAGATGGTTTCCTCATAGTGTTTTCAGTGACCGACAAGGCCAGCTTTGAGCACGTGGACCGTTTCCATCAGCTCATCCTGAGAGTGAAAGACAG GGACTCCTTCCCGATGGTCCTCGTTGCTAATAAAGTCGACTTGGTGCATTTGCGCAAAATCACAAGCGAACAGGGGAAGGAGATGGCGATGAAACACAGC ATCGCATATATCGAGACGAGCGCAAAGGACCCGCCCATGAACGTGGATAAAGCCTTCCATGAGCTCGTGAGAGTGATTCG CAGGTTCCGGAGAGGgcccagaagaagaaaaaaacaaaatggcgtGCTGACAGGCCGTCCGGATCAGCCAGGCTTCACTGTGTCCTACTATGactgtttgtttctctctggGCACGTCAACCACGCGATGATGGCTTGGactgttaaaacacacacacacacacacacacacacacaccacagagctccttaa
- the mrasb gene encoding muscle RAS oncogene homolog b isoform X2 produces the protein MATSTVPGDNLPTYKLVVVGDGGVGKSALTIQFFQKIFVPDYDPTIEDSYLKHTEIDGQWAILDVLDTAGQEEFSAMREQYMRTGDGFLIVFSVTDKASFEHVDRFHQLILRVKDRDSFPMVLVANKVDLVHLRKITSEQGKEMAMKHSIAYIETSAKDPPMNVDKAFHELVRVIRQQVPERAQKKKKTKWRADRPSGSARLHCVLL, from the exons ATGGCGACGAGCACTGTGCCCGGGGACAACCTGCCCACTTATAAGCTGGTGGTGGTGGGTGACGGCGGCGTGGGCAAGAGCGCCCTCACCATCCAGTTCTTTCAGAAAATCTTTGTGCCTGATTACGACCCGACCATCGAGGACTCCTacctcaaacacacagagaTCGATGGACAGTGGGCCATACTGGATG tactggacacagcaggccAGGAGGAGTTCAGTGCTATGAGAGAGCAGTACATGAGGACTGGAGATGGTTTCCTCATAGTGTTTTCAGTGACCGACAAGGCCAGCTTTGAGCACGTGGACCGTTTCCATCAGCTCATCCTGAGAGTGAAAGACAG GGACTCCTTCCCGATGGTCCTCGTTGCTAATAAAGTCGACTTGGTGCATTTGCGCAAAATCACAAGCGAACAGGGGAAGGAGATGGCGATGAAACACAGC ATCGCATATATCGAGACGAGCGCAAAGGACCCGCCCATGAACGTGGATAAAGCCTTCCATGAGCTCGTGAGAGTGATTCG GCAGCAGGTTCCGGAGAGGgcccagaagaagaaaaaaacaaaatggcgtGCTGACAGGCCGTCCGGATCAGCCAGGCTTCACTGTGTCCTACTATGa
- the mrasb gene encoding muscle RAS oncogene homolog b (The RefSeq protein has 1 substitution compared to this genomic sequence) — translation MATSTVPGDNLPTYKLVVVGDGGVGKSALTIQFFQKIFVPDYDPTIEDSYLKHTEIDGQWAILDVLDTAGQEEFSAMREQYMRTGDGFLIVFSVTDKASFEHVDRFHQLILRVKDRDSFPMVLVANKVDLVHLRKITSEQGKETAMKHSIAYIETSAKDPPMNVDKAFHELVRVIRQQVPERAQKKKKTKWRADRPSGSARLHCVLL, via the exons ATGGCGACGAGCACTGTGCCCGGGGACAACCTGCCCACTTATAAGCTGGTGGTGGTGGGTGACGGCGGCGTGGGCAAGAGCGCCCTCACCATCCAGTTCTTTCAGAAAATCTTTGTGCCTGATTACGACCCGACCATCGAGGACTCCTacctcaaacacacagagaTCGATGGACAGTGGGCCATACTGGATG tactggacacagcaggccAGGAGGAGTTCAGTGCTATGAGAGAGCAGTACATGAGGACTGGAGATGGTTTCCTCATAGTGTTTTCAGTGACCGACAAGGCCAGCTTTGAGCACGTGGACCGTTTCCATCAGCTCATCCTGAGAGTGAAAGACAG GGACTCCTTCCCGATGGTCCTCGTTGCTAATAAAGTCGACTTGGTGCATTTGCGCAAAATCACAAGCGAACAGGGGAAGGAGATGGCGATGAAACACAGC ATCGCATATATCGAGACGAGCGCAAAGGACCCGCCCATGAACGTGGATAAAGCCTTCCATGAGCTCGTGAGAGTGATTCG GCAGCAGGTTCCGGAGAGGgcccagaagaagaaaaaaacaaaatggcgtGCTGACAGGCCGTCCGGATCAGCCAGGCTTCACTGTGTCCTACTATGa